One stretch of Candidatus Glassbacteria bacterium DNA includes these proteins:
- a CDS encoding adenylate/guanylate cyclase domain-containing protein — MAAKSTKGKKSTQRKLAAILCADVVGYSRLMGADEEATIETLTAYRKVFTSKIRKYRGRVVDAKGDALLAEFAAVVDAVNGAVEIQKELAEKNNDLPDDRRMDFRIGINLGDVVVKDGVIYGDGVNVAARLESLAESGGICVSRSAYDQVKNKLKLEYEYLGEQQVKNIAEPVRAYRVLLDSRPKAGPPAGQPDSKAPAEEKSSGDVLPAILEGKPPPLPDKPSIAVLAFENMSGDAEQEYFSDGIAEDIITDLSKISGLF; from the coding sequence GTGGCAGCCAAGTCCACCAAGGGCAAGAAGAGCACTCAGCGCAAACTGGCTGCGATCCTCTGTGCGGATGTGGTGGGCTATTCCCGCCTGATGGGCGCAGACGAGGAAGCGACCATCGAGACCCTCACCGCCTACCGCAAGGTCTTCACCTCCAAAATCAGGAAATATCGCGGCCGCGTGGTGGACGCCAAGGGCGACGCGCTGCTGGCTGAGTTTGCCGCCGTGGTGGATGCGGTGAACGGAGCGGTGGAAATCCAGAAGGAGCTTGCCGAGAAAAACAACGACCTACCCGATGACCGCCGAATGGACTTTCGCATCGGCATCAACCTGGGAGACGTGGTGGTGAAGGATGGCGTGATCTACGGCGACGGGGTCAACGTCGCAGCGCGGCTGGAGTCATTGGCGGAATCCGGAGGCATCTGCGTTTCGCGCAGCGCCTACGACCAGGTCAAGAACAAGCTGAAGCTGGAATACGAGTATTTGGGGGAGCAGCAGGTCAAGAACATCGCCGAGCCCGTGCGGGCCTACAGGGTGCTTCTGGATTCCAGGCCGAAGGCCGGGCCGCCTGCAGGGCAACCAGATTCCAAGGCCCCCGCTGAGGAAAAATCTTCCGGCGACGTATTGCCTGCCATTCTGGAGGGCAAGCCCCCGCCCCTGCCGGACAAGCCCTCCATCGCCGTGCTGGCCTTCGAGAACATGAGCGGGGATGCGGAGCAGGAGTACTTCAGCGACGGCATCGCCGAGGACATCATCACCGACCTTTCCAAGATTTCTGGCCTGTTCG